A genome region from Chryseobacterium indicum includes the following:
- a CDS encoding nuclear transport factor 2 family protein — protein sequence MEQKHPLPPFTLDTALEKIQLAEDAWNSQDPERVSKAYTVDSEWRNRDQFVNGREEIVKFLSSKWQKEFNYKLKKEYWAHVDNRIAVRFEYEYQNKEGNWFRAYGNENWEFDENGLMKKRFASINDLAIKEEDRKLK from the coding sequence ATGGAACAGAAACACCCACTTCCACCGTTCACTTTAGATACAGCCCTTGAAAAAATTCAGCTTGCAGAGGATGCATGGAACAGTCAGGATCCTGAAAGAGTTTCCAAAGCCTACACTGTAGACAGTGAATGGAGAAACAGAGATCAATTTGTAAATGGCAGAGAAGAAATAGTAAAATTCCTCAGCAGCAAATGGCAGAAAGAATTTAATTATAAACTGAAAAAAGAATATTGGGCGCATGTAGATAACCGGATTGCTGTACGTTTCGAGTATGAATATCAGAATAAAGAAGGAAATTGGTTCCGTGCTTACGGAAACGAAAACTGGGAATTTGACGAAAATGGTTTGATGAAAAAAAGATTTGCAAGCATTAATGATTTAGCGATAAAAGAAGAAGACAGAAAGCTAAAATAA
- the tsaD gene encoding tRNA (adenosine(37)-N6)-threonylcarbamoyltransferase complex transferase subunit TsaD: MSDSIILGIESSCDDTSAAIIKGNSILSNIAANQAIHKEYGGVVPELASRAHQQNIIPVVEKSLTKANIQQNAISAIGFTRGPGLLGSLLVGTSFAKSLAMSLDVPLIEVNHLQAHILAHFIEDANPVPPKFPFLCLTVSGGHTMIVLVKDYFDMEIIGKTTDDAAGEAFDKIGKIFDLDYPAGPIIDRLAKEGNPDAFTFNKPKLENYDYSFSGIKTSVLYFIQKEVKKDPDFIKNNMNDLCASVQKTIIEILMNKLEKAAKDLNINEVAIAGGVSANSALRTAMQDNHEKLGWNIYIPKFEYTTDNAAMIAMVAQLKFERGEFTDLRTSATAKYDL; encoded by the coding sequence ATGAGCGACTCTATAATTTTAGGTATTGAATCGTCCTGCGACGATACATCAGCAGCTATCATCAAGGGAAATTCTATTCTTTCGAATATTGCAGCGAATCAGGCGATCCATAAAGAATATGGCGGTGTGGTTCCTGAGCTGGCTTCGCGTGCGCATCAGCAAAATATTATCCCCGTTGTTGAAAAATCCTTAACAAAAGCAAATATACAACAAAATGCAATTTCTGCGATAGGATTTACACGTGGGCCGGGACTTTTAGGTTCTCTTCTTGTGGGAACGTCATTTGCTAAGTCTTTGGCAATGAGTTTGGATGTTCCGCTTATTGAGGTAAACCATCTCCAGGCGCACATTTTAGCCCATTTCATCGAGGATGCAAATCCTGTGCCGCCAAAGTTCCCTTTTTTGTGTCTTACCGTGAGCGGCGGACACACGATGATTGTTCTGGTGAAAGATTATTTCGATATGGAAATTATCGGGAAAACGACTGATGATGCAGCAGGTGAAGCATTTGATAAAATCGGGAAGATATTCGATCTTGATTATCCGGCAGGTCCTATTATAGACAGACTGGCCAAAGAAGGAAATCCGGATGCTTTTACATTCAATAAACCTAAATTAGAAAATTACGATTATTCGTTCAGCGGAATTAAGACTTCTGTGCTGTATTTTATTCAGAAAGAGGTAAAAAAAGATCCCGATTTTATTAAAAACAACATGAATGATCTTTGTGCTTCGGTACAGAAAACGATTATTGAAATTCTGATGAACAAACTGGAAAAGGCTGCCAAAGATTTAAATATTAATGAAGTGGCGATTGCAGGAGGAGTTTCGGCAAATTCGGCTTTGAGAACGGCGATGCAGGACAATCATGAAAAACTGGGCTGGAATATTTACATCCCTAAATTTGAATATACAACGGATAATGCTGCGATGATTGCGATGGTTGCTCAGTTAAAATTTGAGCGGGGAGAATTTACTGATCTGAGAACTTCAGCAACCGCAAAATACGATTTATGA
- a CDS encoding Lrp/AsnC family transcriptional regulator: protein MNYQLDEIDKKILDFLVENTRMPFTEIAKQMDVSAGTIHVRVKKMEDAGIILGSSLNIDYGKLDYHFTAFIGILLTKSNRTQEVLKELSTIPNVIEASVISGKYNIFCKVRAKNTDDAKRIIYQIDDIQDVMRTESMISMEEYLSDKNRLINAISV, encoded by the coding sequence ATGAACTATCAACTGGACGAAATAGACAAGAAAATTCTTGATTTCTTAGTAGAGAACACAAGAATGCCTTTTACAGAAATTGCTAAGCAGATGGATGTTTCTGCGGGTACAATTCACGTAAGAGTGAAAAAGATGGAGGATGCAGGTATTATTTTGGGATCATCTCTTAATATAGATTACGGAAAGTTAGACTATCACTTCACCGCTTTTATCGGAATCTTATTAACCAAATCTAACAGAACTCAGGAAGTTCTGAAAGAATTATCTACTATTCCAAACGTAATTGAAGCTAGCGTAATTTCCGGAAAATATAATATTTTCTGCAAAGTAAGAGCTAAGAATACAGACGATGCAAAGAGAATCATCTACCAAATCGATGATATTCAGGATGTAATGAGAACAGAAAGTATGATTTCTATGGAAGAATACTTAAGCGACAAAAACAGACTGATTAACGCGATCTCTGTATAA
- a CDS encoding transketolase, with translation MSKSIEELKSLTTQIRRDILRMVHAVNSGHPGGSLGCTEYFTALYGKVMNYHLPFTMEGKNEDHFYLSNGHISPVFYSTLARFGFFPVQELSTFRKLDSRLQGHPTTHEGLPGVRVASGSLGQGLSVALGVAQGKKLDGDSSLVYSLHGDGELQEGQVWEAFMYAAAKKVDNIISTIDYNGQQIDGSTDNVLSLGNLHAKLEAFGWTVLEEKNGNDLEAVIAILEKAKTETGKEKPVAIILHTEMGYGVDYMMGTHAWHGKAPNDEQLETAFKQLYLEAPADY, from the coding sequence ATGAGTAAAAGTATTGAAGAGTTAAAATCTCTTACTACACAAATCAGAAGAGACATTTTAAGAATGGTTCATGCTGTAAATTCCGGTCACCCGGGAGGAAGTTTAGGCTGTACTGAATATTTCACAGCCCTTTACGGAAAGGTAATGAACTATCATCTTCCTTTCACCATGGAAGGTAAAAATGAAGATCATTTCTATCTTTCTAACGGACATATTTCTCCGGTATTCTATTCTACTTTGGCTAGATTCGGATTTTTTCCGGTTCAGGAGCTTAGTACTTTCAGAAAATTAGACTCAAGATTACAGGGTCACCCGACGACTCACGAAGGTCTTCCGGGCGTAAGAGTGGCTTCAGGTTCTTTAGGACAGGGACTTTCTGTAGCTTTGGGTGTTGCTCAGGGTAAAAAACTGGACGGAGACAGCTCTTTGGTTTACTCTCTTCACGGCGATGGCGAATTGCAGGAAGGTCAGGTTTGGGAAGCATTTATGTACGCAGCAGCCAAAAAAGTTGACAATATTATTTCTACCATCGATTATAACGGACAACAGATCGACGGAAGTACAGATAACGTACTTTCTTTAGGAAACCTTCATGCAAAACTGGAAGCCTTCGGATGGACAGTTCTGGAAGAGAAAAACGGTAACGATCTTGAAGCTGTAATTGCCATTCTTGAAAAAGCAAAAACAGAAACCGGAAAAGAAAAACCGGTAGCTATTATTCTTCATACAGAAATGGGTTATGGTGTAGATTATATGATGGGAACTCACGCTTGGCACGGAAAAGCGCCGAATGATGAGCAACTGGAAACAGCTTTCAAACAATTATATTTAGAAGCTCCCGCTGATTATTAA
- a CDS encoding TetR/AcrR family transcriptional regulator, with amino-acid sequence MVSPKERIIETTFELFAKQGYNSTGINQIIAEAKVAKASFYQYFKSKEDLCVEFLNVRHDYWFGELNKFVSGKKDVKSKLIASFDFLIEMNRKENFRGCSFLNILSEIPTDNLKILSVIQSHKQDLRDHFSSLLEDPDLSDHVYLLFESSIVESQVFRSNELIEKSKKIVNNLIH; translated from the coding sequence ATGGTATCACCTAAAGAAAGAATCATAGAAACCACGTTTGAACTGTTTGCTAAACAAGGATATAATTCCACGGGAATAAATCAGATCATTGCCGAAGCAAAAGTAGCAAAGGCAAGTTTTTATCAGTATTTTAAATCGAAAGAAGATTTGTGTGTAGAATTTCTGAACGTAAGACATGATTATTGGTTTGGGGAGCTCAACAAATTCGTATCCGGAAAAAAAGATGTAAAATCAAAACTGATCGCTTCTTTTGACTTTTTAATAGAAATGAATCGGAAAGAAAATTTCAGAGGATGCAGTTTTCTTAATATTTTATCTGAAATTCCGACGGATAACCTAAAAATACTGTCTGTTATACAAAGTCATAAACAGGATTTGAGAGATCATTTTTCATCATTACTGGAAGATCCGGATCTTTCTGATCATGTCTATCTGCTTTTTGAAAGCTCAATTGTCGAAAGTCAGGTTTTCAGATCAAATGAATTAATAGAAAAATCGAAAAAAATAGTTAACAATCTAATACATTAA
- a CDS encoding translocation/assembly module TamB, with translation MAKLENNNENENKKSVAGNLGNQVQKAVENAEGVVKETVKEASELASDAINHPIETAEEFGKQAVKDVTSYSWWAKLLLILFWLGLALVAAIFIIINLPSTKQWAADQALQIVNRDFKAQMSTESVEVNFFGNVKIKGLKIKDYKGYDFIQSKEFIANSNWLSLASNITKNNSLSFNSLTLKNADVKVITYKGDSISNFIRFTKLFDSGKKRNPNKPPFQLDSRLQILDSKVSIVNLNSPGEKGNWLTATNFNLIAPNVKVNGRNISGIINNMSFTTTRWGKSHFVDTFSTELSMTPEYLFLKDLTLNTDHSLLQGDIKFNLHNDGSWADFADKVKWDMNLKQGSQLSGYDISYFVTNWDNFKPFNISGKMTGPLNDFKLDNFLIRNPDVNIATKKMKVNKLLKGNFLIETNDLSADFTYKDLKAMMPSFIAKKMKNFADDFGKLKYNGTASVNPNRVYVANGNLMTGIGQAKITNFSLTEYSSPIPKYAGIAEVKDLNTSVITKNKSVGLISGKFNINGQSFDVNTMKLTTKSQISSIEIMNKEINNLYLDGLLDHKKYNGLITVNDEQAKATIKGLIDFSTPRISMDVNADVNYLNMNYFTNKPGNQIVSGKVTGKMAMSSINDLALDVEARGINFATATQKYSIPNAKVKTFVENGGRVIAVDAPGAVNGKVSGRYNLGDLAGMVENGLNKILVGPAPRKIYRGQSFAMNFDVQQGLVSYFLPDLKIPQGAKVEGQYDGNSNNLILNLDAASLKYIMTKTQEITEADKALAAANPEYKINERDKITRDSAMVDSVMVRINTANLNEQIYAKINRVLYNKNVLKDITLSGRNEDNTILHLATKFKHGSPEDELDDNLKEYAINVNQSTNAGGDFVFRFEPTEVKFNDVTWAIDTSPELNHSITYRKKEGDFDIQNLRIFSDNSALFIKDAQFKSAKDFYVDAEVDNFAIEKLLEMQAGGNSMNIKGLANGSVKIKMDKNTLQPLVDMTIDDIMMNGNDMGDITISATNSYSLNVYDVDIKVNSAGIIGNNSLHVTGTVNNNTESPIIDLTAEMRDFDVAFAQQFVTSVFGNLRGKATGDLKISGKFSNLDYSGDIALKGFGLKLLFTGVDYSFDDTVIPLTKGLAILNSVEVHDGRTNSKGNISGAIQFETLSSMGVNLVMRADNLLMLNTTQKDLDLFWGRVYGQGDLYVDGPVSGLSISTPNMKALSGSTFTFNSGSTSNVEEFKMLRFLKEGKDGLVTLDEKKKSGANMNIDLALDVDKGTTVNVLIGDDVGNIMVKGAAEKLRFQMNRQGNIAMNGTYKVDNGTFVSKAILNKTFQIEKGSSIRWDGDAMKPALDITANYVRMVSNAGKYLNMGSLQPISILLQANITQSLVDPKIDLDVTALDVSSQIKETLASKMSQEGEKVLQFGSVLLLSSFNVSDTGGVNVNAADLAETQGYNLLLKQLGSVLNTMSNEFQIDLNYVKGDQYSNVGDRANAGVSFALSPRVKVKTGLGIPLTKTENTDVNYLSGEGTIEYDISKKNDGSLLLRGYSKPSNIGMVNGAGSNGTANQAYGAGIVWSKSFNSIFKKKKKDKKQTAEQTEIKTDSVKSGSK, from the coding sequence ATGGCAAAGTTAGAGAATAATAACGAGAATGAGAACAAAAAATCAGTAGCTGGTAACTTAGGTAATCAGGTACAGAAAGCTGTTGAAAATGCGGAAGGTGTTGTAAAAGAAACAGTTAAAGAAGCATCCGAACTCGCTTCAGATGCAATTAATCATCCCATTGAAACGGCTGAAGAATTTGGAAAACAGGCGGTAAAAGACGTTACAAGTTATTCATGGTGGGCAAAACTTTTACTGATTCTCTTCTGGCTTGGGTTAGCTTTGGTTGCGGCTATTTTTATAATTATAAATCTCCCTTCCACAAAACAGTGGGCAGCAGATCAGGCGTTACAAATTGTTAACCGCGACTTTAAAGCACAAATGTCAACCGAAAGTGTTGAGGTTAATTTTTTCGGAAATGTAAAAATCAAAGGATTAAAGATCAAAGATTATAAAGGATACGATTTTATTCAGTCCAAAGAATTTATTGCCAATTCCAACTGGCTTTCTTTAGCCTCCAATATCACTAAAAATAATTCGCTGAGTTTCAATTCTCTTACGTTAAAAAATGCGGATGTAAAAGTGATTACATACAAAGGCGACAGTATTTCAAACTTCATCCGTTTTACCAAACTGTTTGACAGCGGCAAAAAGAGAAATCCCAATAAACCTCCGTTTCAGCTGGACTCGAGACTGCAGATTCTGGATTCTAAAGTTTCCATCGTTAATCTGAATTCTCCGGGCGAAAAAGGGAATTGGTTAACCGCAACCAACTTTAATCTGATTGCCCCGAATGTAAAAGTAAACGGAAGAAATATTTCAGGAATAATCAATAATATGTCTTTCACCACAACAAGATGGGGAAAATCTCATTTTGTGGATACTTTTTCTACCGAACTTTCCATGACGCCGGAATATCTTTTCCTGAAAGACCTTACTTTAAATACAGATCACTCGCTTTTACAGGGAGATATTAAATTTAACCTTCACAATGACGGTTCATGGGCAGATTTTGCAGATAAAGTGAAATGGGACATGAACTTAAAACAGGGAAGCCAGTTAAGCGGATATGATATCAGTTATTTTGTGACCAACTGGGATAATTTTAAGCCTTTCAATATTTCAGGGAAAATGACAGGTCCGCTGAATGATTTTAAGCTGGATAATTTTCTCATCCGAAATCCTGATGTAAATATTGCCACCAAAAAAATGAAGGTGAATAAACTGCTGAAAGGAAACTTTTTAATTGAAACCAATGATCTTTCTGCGGACTTTACCTATAAAGATCTCAAAGCAATGATGCCTTCATTTATTGCTAAAAAAATGAAAAACTTCGCGGATGATTTCGGAAAATTAAAATACAACGGAACTGCAAGTGTAAATCCGAACCGCGTTTATGTTGCAAACGGAAATCTGATGACGGGAATCGGACAGGCAAAAATCACAAATTTTTCTTTAACGGAATACAGTTCTCCGATACCGAAATATGCCGGAATAGCTGAAGTGAAGGATCTTAATACTTCTGTGATTACAAAAAACAAGTCGGTTGGATTAATTTCAGGAAAGTTCAACATCAACGGGCAGAGTTTTGATGTGAATACAATGAAACTGACGACGAAATCACAGATTTCCAGCATAGAGATCATGAACAAGGAAATCAATAATCTGTATCTTGACGGATTATTGGATCATAAAAAATACAACGGACTCATCACCGTGAATGATGAACAGGCAAAAGCAACCATAAAAGGATTAATTGATTTCAGCACTCCAAGAATTTCAATGGATGTGAATGCTGATGTAAATTATCTAAACATGAATTATTTTACCAATAAACCCGGAAACCAGATTGTAAGCGGAAAGGTGACTGGTAAAATGGCAATGTCTTCCATTAACGATTTGGCGCTGGATGTAGAAGCCAGAGGAATTAATTTTGCAACGGCAACCCAGAAATACTCCATCCCGAATGCAAAAGTGAAAACCTTTGTGGAAAACGGAGGCAGAGTAATTGCTGTGGATGCTCCGGGAGCAGTGAACGGAAAAGTTTCAGGACGATACAATCTTGGCGATCTTGCGGGAATGGTAGAAAACGGACTCAATAAAATTCTTGTGGGACCTGCACCGAGAAAAATATACCGCGGACAGAGTTTTGCCATGAATTTTGATGTTCAGCAAGGTTTGGTAAGCTATTTCTTACCGGATCTTAAAATTCCGCAGGGCGCAAAAGTGGAAGGGCAGTACGACGGAAACTCCAATAACCTGATCCTGAATCTTGATGCGGCTTCACTGAAATATATCATGACGAAAACTCAGGAGATTACAGAAGCGGATAAAGCTTTGGCTGCCGCGAATCCTGAGTATAAAATTAATGAAAGAGATAAAATTACCAGAGACAGCGCAATGGTAGACAGCGTTATGGTAAGAATCAATACCGCGAATCTTAATGAGCAGATTTATGCTAAAATCAACAGGGTTTTATACAATAAAAATGTCCTTAAAGATATTACCTTAAGCGGAAGAAATGAAGATAATACCATTCTTCATCTCGCAACAAAATTTAAACACGGAAGTCCTGAAGATGAGCTTGATGACAATCTGAAAGAATACGCGATCAACGTCAATCAGTCTACCAACGCAGGAGGCGATTTTGTTTTCAGATTTGAACCAACTGAGGTGAAGTTTAATGATGTAACGTGGGCTATTGATACCAGTCCGGAACTTAATCATTCCATCACTTACCGTAAAAAAGAAGGCGATTTTGATATTCAGAATCTTCGGATTTTTTCAGACAACAGTGCATTGTTTATTAAAGATGCCCAGTTTAAATCTGCCAAGGATTTTTATGTAGATGCGGAAGTGGATAATTTTGCCATCGAAAAGTTGCTGGAAATGCAGGCAGGAGGAAATTCTATGAACATTAAAGGTCTTGCAAACGGAAGTGTGAAAATTAAAATGGACAAAAACACGCTGCAGCCTTTGGTGGATATGACGATCGATGATATCATGATGAACGGAAACGACATGGGAGATATCACCATTTCTGCAACCAACAGTTATTCCCTGAATGTATACGATGTAGATATCAAAGTAAATTCCGCAGGAATTATCGGAAACAACAGTCTTCATGTAACCGGAACGGTAAATAATAATACTGAGTCGCCAATCATTGATCTTACCGCTGAAATGCGCGATTTTGATGTAGCCTTTGCCCAGCAGTTCGTGACTTCGGTTTTTGGAAATCTGAGAGGAAAAGCAACCGGAGACCTTAAAATTTCAGGAAAATTCAGCAATCTGGACTACAGTGGCGATATTGCACTTAAAGGATTCGGACTGAAGCTCTTGTTTACAGGTGTTGATTATTCTTTTGATGATACTGTAATTCCTTTAACCAAAGGTTTGGCGATTCTTAACAGTGTTGAGGTTCATGACGGAAGAACCAATTCAAAAGGAAATATTTCCGGAGCGATTCAGTTTGAGACACTCTCTTCGATGGGAGTCAACCTCGTGATGAGAGCCGATAATTTATTAATGCTGAATACTACCCAGAAAGATCTGGATTTATTCTGGGGAAGAGTTTACGGGCAGGGAGATTTATACGTAGACGGACCTGTTTCCGGTTTAAGTATTTCCACTCCTAACATGAAAGCTTTAAGCGGAAGTACATTTACATTCAACTCAGGCTCTACTTCTAATGTGGAAGAATTTAAGATGCTGAGATTTCTGAAGGAAGGAAAAGACGGTCTGGTTACTTTGGATGAAAAGAAAAAATCCGGAGCGAACATGAATATTGATCTTGCTCTGGATGTAGATAAAGGGACAACCGTAAATGTTCTTATTGGAGACGATGTCGGAAATATTATGGTAAAAGGAGCTGCCGAAAAGCTTCGTTTCCAGATGAACCGACAGGGAAATATCGCCATGAACGGAACATATAAGGTAGATAACGGAACTTTTGTTTCCAAAGCTATTCTTAACAAAACGTTCCAGATTGAGAAAGGAAGCAGCATCCGTTGGGATGGAGATGCGATGAAGCCAGCTTTGGATATTACTGCAAACTATGTAAGAATGGTTTCCAACGCAGGCAAGTATCTGAATATGGGAAGTCTGCAGCCTATCAGTATTCTGCTTCAGGCGAATATTACCCAATCGCTGGTTGATCCTAAAATAGATCTTGATGTAACTGCGTTGGATGTTTCCAGCCAGATTAAAGAAACATTGGCTTCAAAGATGAGCCAAGAAGGTGAAAAAGTTTTACAGTTTGGATCTGTTTTACTTTTAAGCTCTTTTAATGTTTCCGACACCGGCGGAGTGAATGTAAATGCGGCAGATCTTGCAGAGACACAGGGATACAATTTGTTATTAAAACAATTGGGATCTGTTTTAAATACCATGAGCAACGAATTCCAGATCGACCTGAATTATGTAAAAGGAGATCAGTATTCCAATGTAGGAGACCGCGCCAATGCAGGAGTTAGTTTTGCGCTTTCACCAAGAGTAAAAGTAAAGACAGGACTGGGAATTCCGCTCACAAAAACCGAAAATACAGACGTTAATTATCTTTCCGGAGAAGGGACGATTGAGTATGATATTTCTAAGAAAAATGACGGAAGTCTTCTATTACGTGGATATTCCAAACCTTCCAACATCGGAATGGTAAACGGAGCCGGATCAAACGGAACTGCGAATCAGGCATACGGAGCAGGTATTGTTTGGTCTAAGAGTTTTAATTCTATATTTAAAAAGAAGAAAAAAGATAAAAAACAAACGGCTGAGCAAACTGAAATAAAAACAGATTCTGTAAAATCAGGGAGTAAATAA
- a CDS encoding transketolase family protein, which yields MKFTYTEKKDTRSGFGAGLAELADKNPNVVALCADLIGSLKMEKFIEKAPERFFQVGIAEANMMGLAAGLSITGKIPFTGTFANFSTSRVYDQIRQSIAYSNKNVKICASHAGLTLGEDGATHQVLEDIGMMKMLPGMTVINPCDYNQTKAATLAIADFEGPVYLRFGRPVVPVFIPEDMPFEIGKGIMLQEGTDVTIVATGHLVWESLLAADELEKEGISCEVINIHTIKPLDEEIILKSVEKTGKIVTAEEHNYIGGLGESVAGMLARKRPTKQEFVAVNDTFGESATPAELMKKYKIDSTAVKEAVKRILDK from the coding sequence ATGAAATTTACATATACAGAAAAAAAAGATACACGTTCAGGATTCGGAGCCGGATTGGCTGAACTTGCAGATAAAAATCCTAATGTTGTAGCGCTTTGTGCAGACCTTATCGGTTCTTTGAAGATGGAAAAATTCATTGAAAAGGCTCCTGAAAGATTTTTTCAGGTAGGTATTGCGGAAGCCAATATGATGGGTCTTGCAGCCGGTCTAAGCATTACAGGAAAAATTCCTTTTACGGGAACTTTCGCTAACTTTTCCACTTCCAGAGTTTACGATCAGATTCGTCAGTCTATTGCCTATTCCAATAAAAATGTAAAAATCTGTGCTTCTCACGCGGGTCTTACTTTGGGTGAAGATGGTGCAACACACCAGGTTTTGGAAGACATCGGAATGATGAAAATGCTTCCGGGAATGACGGTGATTAATCCTTGTGATTACAACCAGACAAAAGCAGCTACTTTAGCGATTGCCGATTTTGAAGGTCCGGTTTATTTAAGATTTGGAAGACCGGTAGTTCCTGTTTTCATTCCGGAAGATATGCCTTTTGAGATCGGAAAAGGAATTATGCTTCAGGAAGGAACGGATGTAACCATTGTTGCAACGGGACATTTGGTTTGGGAATCGTTACTTGCCGCAGATGAGCTTGAAAAAGAAGGTATTTCATGTGAAGTAATCAATATCCACACGATTAAACCTTTGGACGAAGAAATCATCTTAAAATCTGTTGAAAAGACAGGAAAAATCGTAACGGCTGAAGAACACAACTACATCGGTGGTCTGGGAGAATCTGTTGCGGGAATGTTGGCAAGAAAAAGACCGACAAAACAGGAATTTGTAGCAGTAAACGATACTTTCGGAGAATCTGCAACGCCTGCTGAACTGATGAAGAAATATAAAATTGATTCTACTGCCGTGAAAGAAGCGGTGAAAAGAATTTTAGATAAATAA
- a CDS encoding sodium:solute symporter: MNSGTVLLLFVFVYFIGLLVISYFTSRNSDNQSFFIGNKKSKWWLVAFGMIGTSLSGVTFISVPGTVGKMTGTEYIYGGFEYYMMVIGFFIGYFIVAAILLPLYYKMNLTSIYTYLGKRFNIEAHKIGSIFFIISRAIGATARLYLVVNVLQIFLLEGLGVPFWVTALVLLLMVLLYTFEGGVKTIVITDTLQTSFMIISLIACIVYILSHLNLSLGEAYTILEQKNYTHFINFDPNSKTFFLKTILGGIFITIAMTGLDQEMMQKNISVDNLKNSKKNMLTFAGTLLFVNLAFLFLGGLLYLFALQNGAEYGKIDGETVTNIFGFKDSAGNIKNIMGDDLFPALSLQEHFPMIISVIFIIGLISALFPSADGALTAVTSSYCVDLLNLNEDKNKTEKEKKQLRMKVHLTFTIVFFILIMVFKALNDKSIVYLIMEIAGYTYGPLLGLFAFGIFTKFQISRKYSILAVTILAPVATYIINYLVTTYTDYRIGVELIVLNGLLTFIGLWIVRHKSYLKIV, encoded by the coding sequence ATGAATTCCGGAACTGTTCTTTTGCTGTTTGTTTTTGTCTATTTCATCGGACTTTTGGTTATTTCTTATTTTACAAGCCGAAATTCTGATAATCAGTCGTTTTTTATCGGGAATAAAAAAAGTAAATGGTGGCTTGTTGCTTTCGGAATGATCGGAACCAGCTTAAGCGGGGTAACATTTATTTCCGTTCCGGGAACAGTCGGGAAAATGACGGGAACTGAATATATCTACGGCGGATTCGAATATTATATGATGGTGATCGGCTTTTTCATCGGATATTTTATTGTTGCTGCAATTCTTCTTCCGCTGTACTACAAAATGAACCTCACCTCGATTTATACGTATTTAGGCAAAAGATTTAATATCGAAGCGCATAAGATCGGGTCAATATTTTTTATTATTTCAAGGGCAATTGGTGCAACGGCAAGGTTGTATTTAGTGGTCAACGTTCTTCAGATTTTCCTTCTGGAAGGTTTGGGCGTTCCTTTCTGGGTTACCGCTTTAGTTCTGCTGTTAATGGTGCTTTTATATACATTTGAAGGCGGTGTAAAAACAATTGTGATTACCGACACTTTACAGACTTCATTCATGATTATCAGTCTCATTGCCTGTATCGTTTATATTTTATCCCATTTAAATTTATCATTAGGCGAAGCGTATACAATTTTAGAACAGAAAAATTATACCCACTTCATCAATTTTGATCCGAATTCTAAAACTTTTTTCCTGAAAACAATTTTAGGGGGAATTTTCATTACGATTGCAATGACAGGACTAGATCAGGAAATGATGCAGAAAAATATCTCTGTGGATAATCTTAAAAATTCAAAGAAAAATATGCTCACTTTCGCAGGAACACTGCTTTTTGTGAATCTGGCATTCCTTTTTTTAGGAGGTCTTCTTTATCTTTTTGCTTTGCAGAACGGCGCAGAATATGGAAAAATAGACGGAGAAACCGTTACCAACATCTTCGGGTTCAAAGATTCTGCAGGTAACATTAAAAATATAATGGGAGACGATCTGTTTCCTGCTTTATCGCTTCAGGAGCATTTCCCGATGATTATTTCCGTGATTTTCATTATCGGATTAATTTCCGCTTTATTTCCTTCTGCGGATGGTGCTTTGACGGCTGTTACGAGTTCTTATTGCGTAGATCTTTTGAATCTTAATGAAGATAAAAACAAAACGGAGAAAGAGAAAAAACAGCTTCGTATGAAGGTCCATTTAACGTTTACGATCGTTTTCTTTATTTTGATCATGGTTTTTAAAGCTTTGAATGACAAATCGATTGTTTACCTCATCATGGAGATTGCAGGCTATACTTACGGACCGCTTTTAGGACTTTTTGCCTTCGGAATTTTCACAAAGTTTCAGATTTCAAGGAAATATTCAATTTTGGCGGTAACGATTTTAGCTCCGGTTGCAACGTATATCATCAACTATCTGGTAACAACATATACGGATTACAGAATCGGGGTAGAATTAATTGTTCTGAACGGGTTATTAACTTTCATTGGACTGTGGATCGTAAGACATAAATCTTATCTGAAGATTGTTTAG